One genomic window of Anguilla anguilla isolate fAngAng1 chromosome 13, fAngAng1.pri, whole genome shotgun sequence includes the following:
- the LOC118211527 gene encoding cytochrome c oxidase assembly protein COX14 homolog — translation MVSGKRMADVGYKLFSGSMMLLTVYGGYLCVLRGHRYMERQKQLQLQAENQTNSD, via the coding sequence ATGGTTTCGGGGAAGAGGATGGCTGACGTGGGATACAAGCTGTTCTCGGGATCCATGATGCTGCTGACGGTGTACGGCGGCTACCTGTGCGTCCTGCGCGGACATCGCTACATGGAGCGGCAGAaacagcttcagcttcaggCGGAGAATCAAACGAACTCGGACTGA
- the cers5 gene encoding ceramide synthase 5 isoform X2, whose product MLRLPAQVGRRAQPHAVLEKVFTSITKCPDSRHLDGLSKQLDWEVRKVQRWFRRRRNQDKPSTLTKFCESMWRFTFYLCIFTYGLHFLRQSTWMWDTRQCWYNYPYQVLSPGLYYFYVIELGFYWSLVFSQFTDIKRKDFLIMFIHHLATVGLISFSYVNNMVRVGTLVMCVHDASDFLLEAAKLANYARYQRLCDSLFIFFGVVFFGTRLIIFPFWILNTTLFESWEIIGPYPSWWLFNGLLLVLQALHVIWSYLIARIAFKAIVRGKVSKDDRSDIESSSEDEAETAKDKAKLTAPKGENGTNGHLAAAAWAQDRW is encoded by the exons ATGCTGCGGCTCCCCGCCCAGGTGGGCCGGAGAGCTCAGCCCCACGCCGTTCTGGAGAAAGTGTTCACGTCCATCACAAAG TGTCCGGACTCCCGGCACCTGGACGGGCTGTCCAAGCAGCTGGACTGGGAGGTGCGCAAGGTCCAGCGGTGGTTCCGGCGGCGGCGTAACCAGGACAAGCCCAGCACCCTGACCAAGTTCTGCGAGAGCAT GTGGCGGTTTACCTTTTATCTGTGCATATTTACCTACGGACTTCACTTCCTCCGGCAG TCCACCTGGATGTGGGACACACGGCAGTGTTGGTACAACTATCCTTACCAG gtgCTCTCTCCTGGTCTGTACTACTTCTACGTGATAGAGCTAGGCTTCTACTGGTCACTGGTCTTCTCCCAGTTCACCGACATCAAACGCAAG GATTTCCTCATCATGTTCATCCATCACCTGGCGACGGTCGGCCTCATCAGCTTCTCCTACGTCAACAACATGGTGCGCGTGGGCACGCTGGTCATGTGCGTGCACGACGCCTCCGACTTCCTGCTGGAG gcCGCTAAGCTGGCTAACTACGCGCGGTACCAGCGCCTGTGTGACTCCCTCTTCATCTTCTTCGGCGTGGTCTTCTTCGGCACGCGGCTcatcattttccctttttg gatCCTCAACACTACGCTGTTTGAGAGCTGGGAGATCATCGGTCCCTACCCCTCCTGGTGGCTCTTCAACGGGCTCCTGCTGGTGCTGCAGGCCCTGCACGTCATCTGGTCCTACCTCATCGCCCGCATCGCCTTCAAAGCCATAGTGCGCGGGAAG GTGTCCAAAGACGACCGGAGCGACATCGAGAGCAGCTCGGAGGACGAAGCCGAAACGGCCAAGGACAAGGCCAAGCTGACGGCCCCCAAGGGCGAGAACGGGACGAACGGCCACCTCGCCGCCGCGGCCTGGGCGCAGGACCGCTGGTGA